A window from Mixophyes fleayi isolate aMixFle1 chromosome 12, aMixFle1.hap1, whole genome shotgun sequence encodes these proteins:
- the CALM1 gene encoding calmodulin-1, which translates to MADQLSEEQIAEFKEAFSLFDKDGDGTITTKELGTVMRSLGQNPTEAELQDMINEVDADGNGTIDFPEFLTMMARKMKDTDSEEEIREAFRVFDKDGNGYISAAELRHVMTNLGEKLTDEEVDEMIREADIDGDGQVNYEEFVQMMTAK; encoded by the exons ATG GCTGATCAACTTTCTGAAGAGCAGATTGCTG aattTAAGGAGGCGTTCTCCTTATTTGACAAAGATGGGGATGGCACCATCACCACTAAAGAACTTGGAACAGTCATGCGATCACTGGGTCAGAATCCCACAGAGGCGGAATTACAGGATATGATTAACGAAGTTGATGCTGATG GCAACGGCACTATCGATTTCCCCGAATTCCTGACCATGATGGCAAGAAAAATGAAGGATACAGATAGTGAGGAAGAGATTCGTGAAGCATTCAGAGTCTTTGACAAG GACGGTAACGGCTATATCAGTGCGGCAGAGCTCCGCCATGTAATGACTAACCTAGGGGAAAAACTAACAGACGAAGAAGTAGACGAAATGATCCGGGAAGCCGATATAGATGGAGATGGACAGGTGAACTACGAAG AATTCGTACAAATGATGACCGCAAAATGA